In one window of Bizionia sp. M204 DNA:
- a CDS encoding GAF domain-containing protein, with amino-acid sequence MTLQELKPAVTEIIQQTETSVDDRLLAICALLEKEIPYYNWVGFYFKNGDKNELKLGPYVGEPTDHTIIPFGKGICGQVAISNQNFVVPDVSAQDNYIACSLTVKAEIVVPIFVNSQNIGQIDIDSNTPDPFTEMDERFLEFVCKKVATIL; translated from the coding sequence ATGACACTCCAAGAATTAAAACCTGCTGTAACTGAAATTATTCAACAAACAGAAACATCTGTAGATGACAGACTATTAGCTATTTGTGCTTTACTTGAAAAAGAAATACCCTATTATAATTGGGTTGGTTTTTATTTTAAAAATGGTGATAAAAACGAATTAAAATTAGGCCCTTATGTTGGTGAACCTACAGATCATACCATTATTCCGTTTGGAAAAGGTATTTGTGGTCAAGTTGCTATTAGTAATCAGAACTTTGTGGTTCCCGATGTGTCTGCTCAAGATAATTATATTGCGTGCAGCCTAACCGTAAAGGCTGAAATTGTAGTCCCTATTTTTGTAAATAGTCAGAATATTGGACAAATTGATATCGATTCCAATACACCCGATCCGTTTACAGAAATGGATGAACGCTTTTTGGAGTTTGTTTGCAAAAAAGTTGCTACAATTTTATAA
- the xrtF gene encoding exosortase family protein XrtF: protein MKKLLQKYKSVIRFILTFLLVYAVMTFGYKFYLQLSTGAVYYPDYMTHIVAQQSADLLQTLGYEAQVLPHPDEASMKLFINEKYVARVIEGCNSVSVIILFMAFILAFSGRFKTTIIYLLAGSVLIYVVNLFRVVILSVGLFHYPWRKDILHTVIFPAIIYGMVCLLWVVWVNRFSKIASNK, encoded by the coding sequence GTGAAAAAACTACTTCAAAAATACAAATCGGTTATTAGATTTATACTCACGTTTTTGTTGGTTTATGCGGTTATGACGTTTGGGTATAAATTTTATTTGCAATTATCAACCGGTGCGGTTTATTATCCGGATTATATGACACATATTGTGGCGCAACAAAGTGCGGATTTGCTGCAAACATTGGGTTATGAGGCGCAGGTGTTGCCACATCCAGATGAAGCGTCCATGAAACTTTTTATCAATGAGAAATATGTAGCACGTGTTATTGAAGGCTGTAATTCCGTAAGTGTTATCATTCTGTTTATGGCATTTATTCTAGCGTTTTCAGGTCGTTTTAAAACAACTATTATTTACCTTTTAGCTGGAAGCGTTTTGATTTATGTTGTTAATTTATTTCGTGTGGTGATACTTTCAGTTGGGTTATTCCATTATCCATGGCGAAAAGATATTTTGCATACCGTTATTTTTCCTGCCATTATTTATGGTATGGTGTGTTTGCTTTGGGTAGTTTGGGTTAACCGATTTTCAAAAATAGCTTCCAACAAATGA
- a CDS encoding exosortase F system-associated protein — protein MSKALTYLTIGVLATLLVLIRVFEQQLFYDPFLAFFQNDYLYIDSPRREVFKLTAFTSLRFLLNTVLSLGILFAIFKDVSVLKFSLLIYGAAYLILILLFLYFVINPKQEDYYLFFNTRRFLIQPLILLLLIPAFFYHKKNTAH, from the coding sequence ATGAGTAAAGCATTAACTTATTTAACTATTGGAGTTTTAGCTACACTGTTAGTGTTAATCCGTGTATTTGAGCAACAGTTGTTTTACGATCCGTTTTTAGCATTTTTTCAAAACGATTATCTTTATATTGATTCACCAAGACGTGAAGTGTTTAAGCTCACCGCTTTTACCAGTTTGCGTTTTCTATTGAATACGGTTCTGTCTCTAGGTATTTTATTTGCCATTTTTAAAGATGTCAGCGTGCTTAAATTTTCGTTATTAATTTATGGTGCTGCTTATCTGATTCTTATTTTATTGTTTTTGTATTTTGTAATCAATCCGAAACAAGAGGATTATTATTTGTTTTTTAATACGCGACGCTTTTTAATTCAGCCACTTATTCTTTTACTTCTTATTCCGGCTTTTTTCTATCATAAGAAGAATACCGCGCATTAA
- a CDS encoding heavy-metal-associated domain-containing protein: protein MIHTYTISGMTCNGCENLVEDALIKLDAIQDVQVHIEASEASMTLKKEIGLSTLQEALPKQFTIKPNLS from the coding sequence ATGATACATACATATACCATTTCAGGGATGACCTGCAATGGCTGTGAAAATTTAGTGGAAGATGCGCTAATAAAGCTGGATGCCATTCAAGATGTTCAAGTCCATATAGAAGCTTCAGAAGCAAGCATGACATTGAAAAAAGAGATAGGCTTGTCCACATTACAAGAGGCACTTCCGAAACAGTTCACCATCAAACCAAATCTTTCTTAA
- a CDS encoding TonB-dependent siderophore receptor, whose amino-acid sequence MKNILFILGFMPFLVMSQDNLKGVILEANQDQKEMPVAGANVYWLNTAVGAVTDFDGNFTIPYQSDYEKLVVSFVGYKTDTISVNSVKPIKHLLEPTSALDEVVVTSRNQATAKSYLQSQNIMVVSSDELLKAACCNLAESFETNPSIDVNFADAVSGTRQIKMLGLTTPYILIATENIPSIRGASQAYGLSFIPGTWVESIQIGKGAGSVVNGFESIAGQINAELVKPSTDKKLFVNLYGGNNDRYELNTHVNTKVSEKWATGLYLHGSTQNTKHDVNDDNFMDMPTYNQINVMNRWQYTNPEKGIVSFINLKYLNDGKQTGEVNFNPDTDKGTTNAWGSEIDTERYEVSAKLGYVNPNIPYQSIGVQTAFSRHEQDSYFGLNVYDIVQNSLYANAMYNTLIGDTRHKVKTGLSFTYDHYDELVNTQDYERTESSVGAFFEYNYDNLENLNLTAGVRVDEHNLLGFFVTPRLHLRYTPWEKSAFRASVGRGKRSANIFTENQQMFATSRTINIVNSGGAVYGLDPEIAWNYGVSFLQGFNLFGRKGDVTFDYYRTDFQNQIVVDYENPQAVSFYNLEGDSYANSFQAEVNYTIFNRFDLRLAYKYYDVKTQYQSGKLDKPLTPKHRFFANAGYETHQTDSGGHWKFDATYNWLSKQRFSSTQTNPVAYQLPKYTPTVGTLNLQVTKVFSPKFEVYLGGENVTNVRQDNPIVAADDPFGANFDTTFVYGPVFGSMYYAGLRFKIN is encoded by the coding sequence ATGAAAAATATATTATTTATTTTAGGCTTTATGCCATTTTTGGTTATGTCTCAAGATAACTTGAAAGGTGTAATTTTAGAAGCCAATCAAGATCAAAAAGAAATGCCTGTGGCAGGTGCCAATGTTTATTGGTTAAACACTGCTGTTGGTGCTGTTACGGATTTTGACGGGAATTTTACCATTCCTTATCAATCTGATTATGAAAAATTAGTCGTCAGTTTTGTAGGTTATAAAACGGATACGATTTCTGTTAATTCTGTCAAGCCTATAAAGCATTTATTAGAACCAACAAGTGCATTGGATGAGGTTGTCGTAACCTCCAGAAATCAAGCTACAGCAAAATCATATTTACAATCCCAAAATATTATGGTGGTAAGTAGCGATGAATTATTAAAAGCAGCTTGTTGTAATTTGGCAGAAAGCTTTGAAACCAATCCATCAATTGATGTAAATTTTGCGGATGCCGTTTCGGGAACACGACAAATAAAAATGTTAGGATTAACCACGCCTTATATTTTGATTGCTACAGAAAACATTCCGTCTATTCGCGGTGCATCTCAAGCTTACGGATTAAGTTTTATTCCAGGTACTTGGGTAGAAAGTATTCAAATTGGTAAAGGCGCCGGAAGTGTGGTTAATGGTTTTGAAAGTATTGCAGGGCAAATAAATGCCGAACTAGTAAAACCTTCAACGGATAAAAAATTATTTGTCAATCTTTATGGTGGCAATAATGATCGCTATGAATTAAATACTCATGTAAATACCAAAGTAAGTGAGAAATGGGCAACCGGTTTATATCTTCATGGCAGTACTCAAAACACGAAACATGACGTAAATGATGATAATTTTATGGATATGCCAACCTACAATCAGATTAATGTAATGAACAGGTGGCAATATACCAACCCGGAAAAGGGTATTGTTAGCTTTATTAATTTGAAGTATTTAAACGATGGTAAGCAAACAGGAGAAGTCAATTTTAATCCAGACACAGACAAAGGAACTACGAATGCTTGGGGAAGTGAAATTGATACCGAACGTTATGAGGTGTCTGCAAAGTTGGGTTATGTAAACCCGAACATTCCGTATCAAAGTATTGGTGTTCAAACGGCTTTTAGTCGGCATGAACAGGATTCTTATTTTGGGCTGAATGTTTATGATATTGTTCAAAACAGTTTATATGCCAATGCCATGTACAATACCTTAATTGGTGATACACGTCATAAAGTAAAAACAGGTTTAAGTTTTACTTATGATCATTATGATGAGTTGGTAAATACCCAAGATTACGAACGAACGGAATCATCTGTAGGTGCATTTTTTGAGTATAATTATGATAATTTAGAGAACTTAAACCTAACGGCCGGTGTTCGTGTAGATGAGCATAATTTACTCGGATTTTTTGTAACGCCAAGATTGCATTTGCGATATACACCTTGGGAAAAGTCAGCATTTAGAGCATCCGTTGGTCGTGGAAAACGTAGTGCGAATATCTTTACAGAAAATCAACAAATGTTTGCAACATCAAGAACAATTAACATTGTTAATTCTGGAGGTGCTGTTTATGGGCTAGACCCAGAAATTGCTTGGAATTACGGCGTTTCATTCCTGCAAGGGTTTAATTTGTTTGGTAGAAAAGGTGATGTGACGTTTGATTATTACCGCACCGATTTTCAAAATCAAATTGTCGTAGATTATGAAAACCCACAGGCAGTCAGTTTTTATAATTTGGAAGGTGATAGTTATGCCAATAGTTTTCAAGCAGAAGTAAATTATACTATATTTAATCGTTTTGATTTACGTTTGGCTTACAAGTATTACGATGTTAAAACCCAATACCAATCCGGTAAATTGGATAAGCCATTAACGCCAAAACACCGTTTCTTTGCCAACGCTGGATATGAAACGCATCAAACCGATTCTGGTGGTCATTGGAAATTTGATGCCACATATAATTGGTTAAGTAAGCAACGTTTTTCGTCCACGCAAACAAATCCAGTAGCGTATCAATTACCAAAGTATACACCAACGGTTGGAACTTTAAATTTGCAGGTCACTAAAGTATTTTCTCCGAAATTTGAAGTATATTTAGGAGGCGAAAACGTCACCAATGTGCGTCAAGATAATCCAATTGTAGCAGCCGATGATCCGTTTGGCGCTAATTTTGATACCACATTTGTATATGGACCCGTATTTGGTAGTATGTATTATGCCGGATTGCGATTTAAAATTAATTAA
- a CDS encoding heavy-metal-associated domain-containing protein encodes MKKLGILIVMLFGLTAFSQDKNARASIEVDGVCNMCKERIEKACIRTKGVKSAVWNVETHELKLIFDERKTDLKTINQSIADIGHDTKEIKASDDAYNSLHACCLYRDEAVQEDHKND; translated from the coding sequence ATGAAAAAATTAGGAATATTAATAGTTATGCTTTTTGGTTTAACAGCCTTTTCACAAGATAAGAACGCCAGAGCCTCTATAGAAGTAGATGGTGTTTGTAATATGTGTAAAGAACGCATTGAGAAAGCATGTATTAGAACAAAAGGTGTAAAATCGGCTGTATGGAATGTAGAGACTCATGAGTTAAAGCTGATTTTTGATGAACGTAAAACCGATTTAAAAACCATTAATCAAAGTATTGCCGATATTGGTCACGATACCAAAGAAATCAAAGCAAGCGATGATGCTTATAATAGCTTACATGCCTGTTGCTTATATAGAGATGAAGCAGTACAAGAGGATCATAAAAATGATTAA
- a CDS encoding DUF2007 domain-containing protein, with protein sequence MSRKLILSSNSQVQVSGVKNALDEAQIAYFEINKSDSSYPGILGQIEIHVHDADEAKALLVIKDLVNN encoded by the coding sequence ATGTCAAGAAAACTAATCCTATCCAGTAATTCTCAAGTGCAAGTTTCAGGTGTAAAAAATGCCTTGGACGAAGCGCAAATTGCATATTTTGAAATTAATAAATCTGATTCTTCCTATCCGGGAATTTTAGGTCAAATTGAAATTCATGTTCATGATGCTGATGAAGCCAAAGCTTTATTAGTAATTAAGGATTTGGTAAACAATTAA
- the groL gene encoding chaperonin GroEL (60 kDa chaperone family; promotes refolding of misfolded polypeptides especially under stressful conditions; forms two stacked rings of heptamers to form a barrel-shaped 14mer; ends can be capped by GroES; misfolded proteins enter the barrel where they are refolded when GroES binds) — MAKDIKFDIDARDGLKRGVDALANAVKVTLGPKGRNVIISRSFGAPQVTKDGVTVAKEVELENELENMGAQMVKEVASRTNDLAGDGTTTATVLAQAIVKEGLRNVAAGANPMDLKRGIDKAVETIVADLAKQSKQVGNSSEKIKQVASISANNDETIGDLIAKAFSKVGKEGVITVEEAKGMETYVDVVEGMQFDRGYLSPYFVTDSDKMVADLENPYILLFDKKISNLQEILPILEPVAQSGRPLLIIAEDVEGQALATLVVNKLRGGLKIAAVKAPGFGDRRKAMLEDIAILTGGVVISEERGFSLENADLSMLGTAETVTIDKDNTTIVNGSGDASAIKNRVNQIKAQIETTTSDYDKEKLQERLAKLAGGVAVLYVGAASEVEMKEKKDRVDDALHATRAAVEEGIVAGGGVALVRAIGLLQKLTAENLDEVTGIQIVARAIEAPLRTIVENAGGEGSVVIAKVLEGKKDFGFDAKSGTYVDMLKAGIIDPKKVTRVALENAASVAGMILTTECALIDIKEDAPAMPMGGGGMPGMM; from the coding sequence ATGGCAAAAGATATAAAATTTGATATTGACGCACGCGACGGTTTAAAACGTGGTGTGGATGCATTAGCAAATGCAGTAAAAGTAACATTAGGACCAAAAGGTCGTAACGTAATTATTAGTAGAAGTTTTGGTGCACCACAAGTAACTAAAGATGGTGTAACAGTTGCTAAAGAAGTAGAGCTTGAAAATGAGCTTGAAAATATGGGCGCACAAATGGTAAAAGAAGTTGCTAGTAGAACCAACGATTTAGCTGGTGATGGCACAACTACAGCTACCGTATTGGCGCAGGCAATTGTAAAAGAAGGTTTAAGAAACGTAGCGGCAGGTGCAAATCCAATGGATTTAAAACGCGGTATTGACAAAGCTGTTGAGACTATTGTTGCAGATCTTGCTAAGCAGTCCAAACAAGTTGGGAATTCTTCTGAAAAAATAAAGCAAGTTGCTTCTATTTCTGCGAACAACGATGAAACAATTGGCGATTTAATTGCCAAAGCGTTTAGTAAAGTTGGCAAAGAAGGTGTTATTACCGTTGAAGAAGCGAAGGGAATGGAAACCTATGTGGATGTTGTAGAAGGCATGCAATTTGACAGAGGTTATTTATCGCCTTACTTTGTTACTGATTCTGATAAAATGGTTGCTGATTTAGAAAATCCATACATTTTATTATTTGACAAGAAAATTTCGAACTTACAAGAAATACTTCCAATTTTAGAACCAGTTGCCCAATCTGGAAGACCATTATTAATTATCGCTGAAGATGTAGAAGGTCAAGCACTTGCAACATTAGTTGTAAATAAATTACGTGGTGGACTTAAAATTGCTGCTGTTAAAGCACCTGGTTTTGGAGACAGACGTAAAGCCATGTTAGAAGATATTGCTATTCTTACAGGTGGTGTTGTTATTTCTGAAGAGCGTGGTTTTTCATTAGAAAACGCCGATTTAAGCATGTTAGGAACTGCTGAAACAGTAACTATTGATAAGGATAATACCACTATTGTAAATGGTTCTGGAGATGCTAGCGCCATTAAAAACCGTGTAAACCAAATCAAAGCGCAAATTGAAACAACAACAAGCGATTATGATAAGGAAAAACTTCAAGAACGTTTAGCCAAATTAGCTGGAGGTGTTGCTGTACTTTATGTTGGTGCGGCTAGTGAAGTGGAAATGAAAGAAAAGAAAGACCGTGTGGATGATGCACTTCACGCAACTAGAGCTGCCGTTGAAGAAGGCATTGTTGCTGGTGGTGGTGTTGCGCTTGTAAGAGCCATTGGTTTATTACAAAAATTAACAGCTGAAAATTTAGACGAAGTTACAGGTATCCAAATTGTAGCACGTGCTATTGAAGCACCTTTAAGAACCATTGTTGAAAATGCAGGTGGCGAAGGAAGCGTTGTAATTGCTAAAGTATTAGAAGGTAAAAAAGACTTTGGTTTTGATGCTAAATCAGGAACCTATGTTGATATGCTAAAAGCTGGAATTATCGATCCTAAAAAAGTAACACGTGTAGCATTAGAAAATGCAGCATCTGTTGCAGGAATGATTTTAACGACTGAATGTGCTTTAATTGACATTAAAGAAGATGCACCTGCTATGCCAATGGGCGGTGGCGGAATGCCAGGCATGATGTAG